A portion of the Acidihalobacter yilgarnensis genome contains these proteins:
- a CDS encoding RNA-guided endonuclease InsQ/TnpB family protein, translated as MRLASTWVLPALPRSRTVRSTHPSIASSGTKPPCAKPQQAMSRKVKFSNNWMKAKARVQRIHSRIGNARRDFLHKATTTISQNHAMVCIEDLQVRNMSRSATGTTEKPGRNVRAKSGLHKSILDQGWFEFRRQLDYKLAWNGGWLVAVPPQYTSRTCPCCGHISADNRQTQAQFLCVECGFEENADVAGAINIKRAGHARFACVVSGAAMPPAAGTHRSDSGMAQCRA; from the coding sequence ATGCGGTTGGCATCGACATGGGTATTGCCCGCTTTGCCACGCTCTCGGACGGTACGTTCTACGCACCCCTCAATAGCTTCAAGCGGCACGAAACCGCCCTGCGCAAAGCCACAGCAGGCGATGAGCCGCAAGGTGAAATTCAGCAACAACTGGATGAAGGCGAAGGCCCGCGTCCAGCGTATCCATTCCCGCATCGGCAACGCCCGCCGCGACTTTTTGCACAAAGCCACGACCACGATCAGCCAAAACCACGCGATGGTGTGTATCGAGGACTTGCAGGTTCGGAACATGTCGAGATCCGCGACGGGAACCACCGAGAAACCGGGCCGTAACGTTCGGGCTAAATCCGGCCTGCACAAATCCATCCTCGACCAAGGCTGGTTCGAGTTCCGTCGTCAACTGGACTACAAGCTGGCGTGGAACGGCGGCTGGCTGGTCGCCGTGCCGCCGCAGTACACCAGCCGCACCTGTCCGTGCTGCGGCCATATCTCGGCGGACAACCGGCAGACGCAAGCGCAATTCCTTTGCGTCGAATGCGGTTTCGAGGAAAACGCCGATGTGGCCGGCGCGATCAACATCAAAAGGGCGGGACACGCCCGGTTCGCCTGTGTAGTGAGCGGTGCAGCAATGCCGCCAGCAGCAGGAACCCACCGAAGCGACTCAGGAATGGCTCAATGCCGCGCCTGA
- the tnpA gene encoding IS200/IS605 family transposase, whose product MSDDSDIRHGRHCVFKMHVHLVFVAKYRRKVFDGDAIDRLRIIFAKTSADFDARLIEMDGEDDHVHLLVEYPPKVAVSNLVNSLKGVSSRLLRKERPDIQKRYWKGALWSPSYFASSCGGAPISIVRQYIEQQQTPH is encoded by the coding sequence ATGAGCGATGACAGCGATATTCGACACGGACGGCACTGTGTTTTCAAGATGCACGTTCACTTGGTCTTTGTGGCGAAGTATCGCCGCAAAGTGTTCGACGGCGACGCCATCGACCGGCTGCGCATCATCTTCGCCAAGACCAGCGCCGACTTCGATGCGCGACTGATCGAAATGGATGGCGAGGACGATCATGTGCATCTGCTGGTCGAGTACCCACCCAAGGTCGCCGTCTCCAATCTCGTGAACAGCCTCAAGGGCGTGTCCAGCCGCCTGCTGCGCAAGGAGCGGCCAGACATCCAGAAACGCTACTGGAAAGGCGCACTGTGGTCGCCGTCCTACTTCGCATCAAGCTGCGGCGGTGCGCCGATTTCCATCGTGCGACAGTACATCGAACAGCAGCAGACGCCACACTAA
- a CDS encoding DEAD/DEAH box helicase produces MSTAATQPGHASRDNRSVGPLAAFGLTQARQIPLFLPHRWDDLRHPITQFDFKSGDVGQMVLVHGVLSRAPVLNTRPYPRLIGQMLDDAGRALEFTLYGTAADLDTLRRTLPSGCRVHLFGKLDFAGRALRLKGTQPVSPEWVGKLRPIYSGKQGLEPDVVRRYVLNRLKAQVPDAANWLRAQLGESEINEWHMVSGLPMRVPLERVLWLAHRPRTPTEGCAAQQVLERLAAWHALRDLRAAQHLGVTRWHNPAPWEPQARALGFALTKDQRTAVGEIHKDLSRLQPMRRLLSGDVGTGKTAVFALAAISVVRGGGRVAILLPNERLAEQVHERIIGWWPDVAAVCVTGTTESTSDLTHAPLLVGTTALLHREIGHMDLVVVDEQHKFSREQREKLVGDGTHLLEASATCIPRSQALIRFGALTVSKLRDGPVKKTIHTRLWQAGEQTKLFQQIRETCTSGSQVIVVYPRKAGANEPGTGRDRKSAEDMFHLWERHFPGQVMLAHGGLDQDENRAAMEAMKSGKARILVATTLVEVGIDLPGVRRLVVMNPETLGLTQLHQLRGRVARNGGEGWFDLYLSRPMKEKTLQRLDVMTRTTDGFEIAEADLRQRGHGNLAADSNRQSGDDGVFLFGRHVGFDTLEAVAAKIA; encoded by the coding sequence ATGTCCACCGCGGCCACTCAGCCCGGTCACGCTTCCAGGGACAACCGTTCGGTGGGTCCCTTGGCCGCGTTTGGGCTGACGCAGGCAAGACAGATACCCCTCTTCCTGCCTCACCGTTGGGATGACCTGCGGCACCCCATAACACAATTCGATTTCAAGTCCGGCGATGTTGGGCAGATGGTTCTCGTGCATGGGGTATTGAGCCGCGCGCCGGTGCTCAACACCCGCCCCTACCCTCGCCTGATCGGTCAGATGCTGGATGACGCCGGCCGCGCGCTTGAATTCACTCTTTACGGTACGGCGGCTGATCTCGATACGCTGCGTAGGACTTTGCCGTCAGGCTGCCGGGTGCATCTATTCGGCAAGCTCGACTTCGCGGGACGCGCATTGCGCCTCAAGGGCACTCAACCCGTTTCGCCTGAATGGGTCGGCAAGCTTCGTCCCATCTACTCTGGCAAACAGGGTTTGGAGCCGGATGTCGTTCGCCGGTACGTGCTGAACCGACTCAAGGCGCAGGTGCCCGATGCCGCCAACTGGCTTCGCGCTCAACTGGGCGAGTCGGAGATCAACGAATGGCACATGGTGTCAGGCCTTCCCATGCGGGTTCCACTGGAACGGGTGCTCTGGCTTGCTCATCGTCCGCGAACGCCGACCGAGGGGTGCGCTGCGCAGCAAGTGCTGGAGAGACTCGCCGCCTGGCATGCCCTGCGCGATCTTCGCGCCGCGCAACATCTTGGCGTGACCCGGTGGCACAATCCCGCACCCTGGGAACCGCAAGCTAGGGCGCTCGGCTTCGCACTCACGAAGGACCAGCGCACTGCCGTTGGGGAAATCCACAAGGATCTTTCCAGGCTCCAACCCATGCGCCGTCTGCTATCCGGTGACGTGGGAACCGGCAAAACGGCCGTTTTCGCGCTGGCGGCCATCTCCGTCGTGCGCGGCGGAGGGCGCGTGGCTATCCTGCTGCCGAACGAGCGACTGGCCGAGCAGGTACACGAGCGCATCATCGGCTGGTGGCCTGATGTCGCCGCTGTCTGCGTGACCGGCACAACAGAAAGCACGAGCGATTTGACCCATGCGCCATTACTGGTCGGCACGACGGCTCTGTTGCATCGAGAAATCGGGCACATGGATCTAGTCGTGGTCGACGAACAGCACAAGTTTTCCCGTGAACAGCGGGAGAAGCTCGTCGGCGACGGCACGCATCTGCTGGAAGCATCGGCAACCTGCATTCCGCGCTCCCAGGCGCTGATTCGCTTTGGCGCGCTAACGGTTTCGAAATTGCGGGACGGACCGGTCAAGAAGACCATTCACACCCGTCTCTGGCAAGCCGGCGAGCAGACCAAACTGTTTCAACAGATCCGCGAAACCTGCACATCCGGCAGTCAGGTCATCGTCGTCTACCCGCGCAAGGCCGGCGCCAATGAACCCGGCACCGGGCGCGATCGCAAATCGGCCGAGGACATGTTTCATCTGTGGGAGCGTCATTTCCCGGGACAAGTCATGCTGGCGCATGGCGGTCTGGATCAGGACGAAAACCGGGCGGCTATGGAGGCGATGAAGTCCGGTAAAGCCCGCATCCTCGTAGCCACCACGCTCGTCGAGGTGGGTATCGATCTGCCGGGTGTTCGACGCCTTGTGGTGATGAACCCGGAAACGCTAGGGCTGACCCAGTTGCACCAGCTGCGTGGCCGCGTGGCGCGCAACGGCGGCGAAGGCTGGTTCGATTTGTATCTATCCCGTCCGATGAAGGAAAAGACCTTGCAGCGCCTAGATGTCATGACGCGCACGACCGACGGCTTCGAGATTGCGGAAGCGGATCTGAGGCAGCGCGGCCATGGCAATCTTGCCGCCGATTCGAACCGGCAATCGGGCGACGACGGCGTGTTTCTCTTCGGGCGGCATGTAGGCTTCGATACCCTGGAAGCGGTTGCCGCGAAAATTGCTTGA
- a CDS encoding ribonuclease III family protein has protein sequence MQNWISHLPDGLADDPLLRTALTHRSAGEPHNERLEFLGDAVLELVVSEWLYCKPSQLTEGGMSRLRTRLVERDALCRVAQNMDLAGRIALSGTHAHPETPSPRVLAGAVEAIIGAVFEYAGWEAARAFVTALLTVAMQNLPEDPEDAKDAKTKLQECLARRHEAGPHYRTVSARGGQFIVHCTAGGVGGVGMGSSRQEAEFSAAAQCLEKLAG, from the coding sequence ATGCAGAACTGGATATCCCATCTCCCCGACGGACTGGCCGACGACCCGCTGTTGCGCACGGCGTTGACGCATCGTTCCGCCGGCGAGCCTCACAACGAACGACTCGAATTTCTGGGGGATGCGGTACTGGAACTCGTCGTGTCCGAATGGCTGTACTGCAAACCCTCGCAGCTGACCGAAGGCGGCATGAGCCGGCTCCGCACCCGTCTCGTGGAACGGGATGCGTTGTGCCGGGTCGCGCAGAACATGGATCTCGCCGGACGGATCGCGCTTTCCGGCACTCACGCGCACCCGGAGACGCCATCGCCCCGAGTGCTGGCCGGCGCAGTGGAAGCCATCATCGGCGCGGTCTTCGAATATGCCGGATGGGAAGCGGCGAGAGCCTTCGTCACCGCCCTGCTTACCGTTGCCATGCAGAACCTGCCGGAGGACCCGGAGGACGCCAAGGACGCGAAAACGAAATTGCAGGAATGTTTGGCGCGGCGCCATGAGGCCGGACCGCACTATCGCACGGTGTCGGCGCGCGGCGGCCAGTTCATCGTGCATTGCACGGCCGGTGGTGTCGGCGGCGTGGGCATGGGCAGCAGTCGGCAAGAAGCCGAGTTCAGCGCCGCGGCGCAGTGCCTGGAAAAGCTCGCCGGGTGA
- a CDS encoding CpaF family protein, which yields MTHPNPDQLAGGLEDALTAQPGETLESREAKRLLSALLMPLSHLFAGEVTEVMINRHDDIWVEDRAGMRRVDCTLPKDAVETAIVALGRLAGIDAGDQCPIVDARVGRHLRVGAVLEPAAVEGPTLCIRRHVPMQASLAMYGEIVRQETLRLLEESRNVLVAGATGSGKTTFINALLAELPPTDRLIVIEDTPELTVPNPNRVRFESRGGADMSALLREALRQRPDRIVLGEIRGREAYDLLQAFNTGHGGSFSTIHAGSPAGALLRLASLVGQAEEARSWPQSAIRSAIAASVGGVVCLRKKQVVAVASVEGLDDTGFVLENRFEAGIAKAN from the coding sequence ATGACGCACCCAAACCCCGATCAGCTTGCCGGTGGACTGGAAGACGCCTTGACGGCACAGCCGGGCGAAACCCTGGAATCGCGCGAGGCAAAACGGCTTTTGTCCGCCCTGTTGATGCCCTTGAGTCACCTGTTCGCGGGCGAAGTGACCGAAGTCATGATCAACCGGCATGACGATATCTGGGTCGAGGACAGGGCCGGCATGCGGCGCGTCGACTGCACCCTGCCCAAGGATGCCGTGGAAACGGCCATTGTCGCGCTCGGCAGGCTGGCCGGCATCGATGCCGGCGATCAGTGCCCGATTGTGGATGCCCGCGTCGGACGGCATCTGCGGGTCGGCGCGGTGCTGGAACCGGCGGCGGTCGAAGGACCGACGCTGTGTATTCGACGCCACGTACCGATGCAGGCTTCGCTGGCGATGTACGGCGAGATCGTGCGTCAGGAAACCCTGCGCCTGCTGGAAGAATCGCGCAACGTCCTCGTCGCGGGCGCGACGGGATCGGGCAAAACGACCTTCATCAATGCCTTGTTGGCGGAATTGCCGCCGACGGACCGATTGATCGTCATCGAGGACACCCCTGAACTGACGGTGCCGAATCCCAACCGGGTACGCTTCGAGTCGCGTGGCGGGGCCGACATGAGTGCGTTGTTGCGTGAGGCGCTGCGCCAACGCCCCGACCGAATCGTGCTCGGCGAAATCCGAGGACGCGAGGCCTACGATCTGCTGCAGGCGTTCAACACAGGACACGGCGGGTCCTTTTCCACCATCCACGCGGGATCGCCCGCCGGCGCGCTGCTCCGCTTGGCTTCGTTGGTGGGGCAAGCCGAAGAGGCGCGCTCATGGCCGCAGTCGGCCATCCGCTCCGCGATCGCCGCCTCCGTCGGTGGCGTGGTGTGCCTGCGCAAGAAGCAGGTTGTCGCGGTGGCCTCCGTGGAGGGGCTGGACGATACCGGATTCGTGCTGGAAAACCGCTTCGAGGCGGGCATAGCCAAAGCAAATTGA
- a CDS encoding TrbC/VirB2 family protein, with protein sequence MYRKTVDACQRGMWALASRPSVVWLTGFTLMSLSEPSQAFSMGCGGFSGNFSSFTGLLGGIAGFLSGTFGRAAVIIAIAIFGALLMFGELKGVFGSVIKILFGGSLILMATQWAGLFNAVGSGSAACNYIQSGG encoded by the coding sequence ATGTATCGAAAAACGGTTGACGCCTGTCAAAGGGGGATGTGGGCGCTGGCATCCCGCCCCTCCGTCGTATGGCTCACGGGCTTTACCTTGATGTCGCTGTCCGAACCATCGCAGGCCTTCAGCATGGGTTGTGGCGGATTCAGCGGAAATTTCAGCAGTTTCACCGGGCTGCTTGGCGGTATCGCGGGATTTCTGTCCGGCACCTTCGGACGCGCGGCCGTGATCATTGCGATCGCTATTTTCGGCGCGTTGCTCATGTTCGGCGAACTAAAGGGCGTGTTCGGTAGCGTCATCAAGATCCTGTTTGGAGGTTCGCTGATCCTGATGGCCACTCAGTGGGCCGGGCTATTCAACGCGGTAGGTTCGGGGTCGGCGGCCTGTAATTACATCCAGAGTGGCGGTTGA
- a CDS encoding VirB3 family type IV secretion system protein, with protein MSEGERKTKIRRALIGGRVLWGVDYSLAVGNLTLAVMLVIVGHIYWWILAAIGIHGLLGMAHRADPDMFKVYLRYAKQGHRYEPWAHPDSRNRRPGGWL; from the coding sequence GTGAGCGAAGGCGAGCGCAAAACGAAGATCCGGCGCGCCCTGATCGGTGGTCGCGTCCTGTGGGGCGTGGACTACTCGCTTGCGGTCGGGAACCTCACGCTCGCCGTCATGCTGGTGATCGTCGGGCATATCTATTGGTGGATTCTGGCCGCCATCGGTATTCACGGACTGCTTGGCATGGCCCATCGCGCGGACCCCGACATGTTCAAGGTCTATCTGCGCTATGCCAAGCAGGGCCATCGCTATGAACCCTGGGCACACCCGGACAGCCGAAATCGCCGGCCGGGAGGATGGCTGTGA
- a CDS encoding VirB4 family type IV secretion system protein, whose protein sequence is MIAAKDRVKTLKATRALSELLPWVAPLTPGIVLCKDGGLLAGWSFHGLDSEGRGAAEQAGDSRHLERAINGFVGNRIKTWWTVRRDRSSGWAGGDFSDPVTRRVDASARAAWNKKSHYVAHRAFWIMVSPPTPAETLVARIAQEGASGLLSGIGPWLLNVLAGQAAFENDARRLMDRVSEAESLFERVGSLFPAAGFNRLIEERLLGWLNALASPSEPYHPLRTRSALQALDETLGECTLDQNASAMYFAGPTRTVHAAALTIKTVPDAWPESIGPGVFDRILDIDCECVFSLATRYLDTEAARGAVKERRRHLLNWRKGLGGYVKEGLMKVETDQVDSDKDVQAKEADAALLDLSNSPSAGHAFPVLVLRAESAEKLERSVSDASRLFHVAEFAVLRERMHQISAWAGTLPGQWAEPVRWSYLSGAAIADMAPIRGPARGSSIARHLSKMSGSRQPALCTFATRSMEPYWLEPHLGDVGHGIILGPTGMGKSVLGGWMCLRWTQYSRSRVFVFDKDRSLRKMILLAGGHYLGDSGKMRINPFAGLEGDDDWRWATDFVVQLLSPDDGELEPVDVNEIATACRRIQSLEPGDRRLRSLKALLPARLGDRLAQWIGDGRYAGYFDHETDGMTLGAFVGIAMDEVLRFPRAARAFMDLAFHRIGKQLDGAPVYIHIEEGWFALDDPAFARKLDDWLRTLRKLNGVLILSTQSLKEIAESRTFTGFASAPNRFLLPNPDIASFESIYRDGLRLTREQMKIIGEARPKGETVLVRDGRTRVLRVDIPAEGIALLRADAEADEVFERWMNSGHPEWRMRYVDEMVERQTRRD, encoded by the coding sequence GTGATTGCCGCAAAGGATCGCGTCAAGACGCTCAAGGCCACCCGCGCGTTGTCGGAACTGCTGCCCTGGGTGGCGCCGCTGACGCCCGGCATCGTGTTGTGCAAGGATGGCGGCCTGCTGGCCGGATGGAGTTTCCACGGGCTCGACTCCGAAGGCCGCGGCGCGGCAGAGCAGGCCGGCGATTCCCGGCATCTGGAACGCGCGATCAACGGATTCGTCGGCAATCGCATCAAGACCTGGTGGACGGTACGCCGCGACCGGTCATCCGGATGGGCGGGTGGAGACTTTTCCGACCCGGTGACCCGCCGCGTGGATGCCTCGGCGCGCGCCGCCTGGAACAAAAAGAGCCATTATGTCGCGCACCGCGCCTTCTGGATCATGGTGTCGCCGCCAACCCCTGCGGAAACGTTGGTTGCACGCATCGCACAGGAAGGCGCCAGTGGACTGCTCTCGGGCATCGGCCCCTGGCTGCTCAATGTCCTGGCGGGTCAGGCCGCGTTCGAAAACGATGCCCGCCGCTTGATGGACCGCGTTTCGGAGGCCGAATCGCTCTTCGAGCGCGTCGGCTCGTTATTTCCCGCGGCGGGCTTCAACCGCCTGATCGAAGAACGCCTGCTTGGCTGGTTGAACGCGCTGGCCTCGCCCAGCGAACCGTACCATCCGCTACGCACCCGTTCGGCTCTGCAGGCGCTGGACGAAACCCTGGGCGAATGTACGCTCGACCAGAATGCCTCCGCGATGTACTTCGCGGGACCGACGCGCACGGTGCATGCCGCGGCGCTGACGATCAAGACGGTGCCGGACGCATGGCCGGAGTCCATCGGCCCTGGCGTGTTTGACCGGATTCTGGATATCGACTGCGAATGCGTGTTCTCGCTCGCTACGCGCTATCTCGATACCGAAGCCGCACGCGGCGCGGTCAAGGAGCGCCGGCGCCACCTGCTCAACTGGCGCAAGGGTCTGGGCGGCTACGTGAAGGAAGGCCTGATGAAGGTGGAAACCGATCAGGTGGATTCCGATAAGGATGTGCAGGCCAAGGAAGCCGATGCAGCTCTGCTCGATCTATCGAACTCGCCCTCCGCGGGACATGCATTCCCCGTGCTGGTGCTGCGAGCGGAATCCGCGGAAAAGCTCGAACGCTCGGTCTCTGATGCCTCGCGGTTGTTCCATGTCGCCGAATTCGCCGTGCTGCGCGAACGCATGCACCAGATCTCGGCCTGGGCCGGCACCTTGCCGGGACAGTGGGCCGAACCCGTGCGCTGGAGTTATCTATCGGGCGCAGCCATAGCCGACATGGCGCCCATTCGCGGTCCAGCACGGGGCAGTTCGATTGCCCGGCATCTGAGCAAGATGAGCGGCAGCCGGCAGCCGGCACTTTGCACCTTCGCCACGCGATCCATGGAACCCTACTGGCTGGAGCCGCATCTCGGCGATGTCGGCCACGGCATTATCTTGGGGCCTACCGGCATGGGCAAAAGCGTGCTCGGCGGCTGGATGTGCCTGCGCTGGACGCAGTATTCGCGCAGTCGGGTGTTCGTGTTCGACAAGGATCGGTCGCTGCGCAAAATGATCCTGCTGGCGGGCGGCCACTATCTCGGCGACAGCGGCAAGATGCGCATCAATCCCTTCGCGGGACTCGAGGGCGACGACGACTGGCGCTGGGCCACGGATTTCGTGGTGCAGCTGTTGTCTCCGGACGACGGAGAACTGGAGCCGGTCGACGTGAACGAGATTGCCACGGCCTGCCGGCGCATCCAGTCGCTCGAACCCGGCGACCGTCGTCTGCGCTCGCTCAAGGCGTTGCTCCCGGCCAGGCTCGGCGATCGCCTGGCGCAATGGATCGGCGATGGCCGTTACGCAGGCTATTTCGACCACGAGACTGACGGCATGACCCTGGGTGCCTTCGTGGGGATCGCCATGGACGAGGTCTTGCGCTTCCCGCGCGCGGCGCGTGCGTTCATGGATCTTGCCTTCCATCGTATCGGCAAACAGCTCGATGGCGCTCCGGTCTACATCCATATCGAAGAAGGCTGGTTCGCGCTCGACGATCCGGCCTTCGCACGCAAGCTCGACGACTGGCTGCGCACCCTGCGCAAGCTCAACGGCGTGCTGATTCTGTCCACGCAGTCGCTCAAGGAAATCGCAGAATCCAGGACGTTCACCGGATTTGCTTCGGCGCCCAACCGCTTCCTGCTGCCCAATCCGGATATCGCCTCGTTCGAGTCCATCTATCGCGATGGGCTGAGATTGACCCGCGAGCAGATGAAGATCATCGGCGAAGCCCGCCCCAAAGGCGAGACGGTGCTCGTGCGTGACGGACGTACGCGCGTGCTGCGTGTGGATATTCCGGCAGAAGGCATTGCGCTGCTGCGCGCCGATGCCGAGGCCGACGAAGTGTTCGAACGCTGGATGAACAGCGGACATCCGGAATGGAGGATGAGATATGTCGACGAAATGGTGGAAAGGCAGACGCGGCGCGATTGA
- a CDS encoding type IV secretion system protein encodes MTAQASLFNTQTAAPTMQVIVPHYNCQVGSSLANTYAGNVFFGMQGFSQDMRAAGDAMAGHAIYYGNIMLRAFLIIALMWYGFGMLTDVGGAYLEPSSMIRTFITLGAVILIFRNYYPIAHALIHIFQEIGGGLVGVSNQGNYGDPSCVLFSTGDGLLHSMFIAPVTNVSLWHVVMDEGVSTLIEMWLYQVAIFLVAALMIVAGGFYFFWSIVSMFLLAIAIGLGPLVIPMLVFDWTQKLAFDSWLGFLWDALMYQIVGPAVLGVAGYVVSNAIAPIANTTPLFYYSQNHFHINWSPLFGMGLVALAVVWFSWKLPSLVRQLSAGAAHAGDFGAGKEMGGLKGMLKTK; translated from the coding sequence ATGACCGCGCAGGCGAGTCTGTTTAATACCCAAACCGCCGCGCCCACGATGCAGGTGATCGTGCCGCATTACAATTGCCAGGTCGGTAGCAGCCTGGCGAACACGTATGCCGGTAACGTGTTTTTCGGCATGCAAGGTTTTTCTCAGGACATGCGGGCCGCCGGGGATGCCATGGCCGGCCACGCCATCTACTACGGAAATATCATGCTGCGCGCGTTTCTCATTATCGCCTTGATGTGGTACGGCTTCGGGATGCTGACCGACGTGGGCGGAGCTTATCTGGAACCGTCAAGCATGATACGCACCTTCATCACGCTAGGCGCGGTGATATTGATTTTTCGAAACTATTATCCGATCGCCCACGCATTGATTCACATATTCCAGGAAATCGGGGGCGGATTGGTGGGTGTATCGAATCAGGGCAACTACGGCGACCCCTCGTGCGTACTTTTTTCGACCGGCGACGGTCTGCTACATAGCATGTTCATTGCGCCCGTGACGAACGTCTCCCTCTGGCATGTTGTCATGGACGAAGGCGTTTCGACGTTGATAGAAATGTGGCTTTATCAAGTTGCCATATTTCTGGTTGCTGCTTTGATGATTGTGGCAGGTGGGTTCTATTTTTTCTGGTCCATCGTCTCGATGTTTTTGCTCGCAATCGCCATCGGTCTGGGTCCGCTCGTCATTCCCATGCTGGTGTTTGACTGGACGCAAAAGCTGGCCTTCGATTCCTGGCTGGGATTTTTGTGGGATGCGCTTATGTACCAGATCGTCGGACCCGCAGTGTTGGGCGTTGCAGGCTACGTGGTGAGTAATGCCATTGCACCCATCGCCAACACGACGCCATTGTTTTACTACAGCCAAAACCATTTTCATATCAACTGGTCACCCTTGTTCGGCATGGGGCTGGTCGCTCTTGCCGTGGTGTGGTTCTCCTGGAAGCTCCCGTCACTGGTGCGTCAGCTTTCAGCGGGCGCAGCGCATGCGGGGGACTTCGGCGCGGGCAAGGAAATGGGTGGGTTGAAAGGCATGTTGAAAACCAAATAG
- a CDS encoding GNAT family N-acetyltransferase, protein MTLRAPEPLAAQHRLEGFDCGKPALNDWLLRHARQAQGSGSAKTFVVAEDDDRVAGYFSLTVGQVDTLQAPERIRKGMGQYPLPVVILARLAVSVADQRRGIGFGLLQDAIRRTMLIAEQAGIRAMLTHPIDQEAAQFYTRFGFIASPLREQQLLLLLKDARRWVR, encoded by the coding sequence GTGACCTTGCGCGCACCGGAACCTCTCGCCGCGCAGCATCGGCTAGAGGGTTTCGATTGCGGCAAGCCCGCGCTGAATGACTGGCTTTTGCGCCACGCCCGTCAGGCGCAGGGCAGCGGCTCGGCCAAGACCTTTGTGGTTGCCGAGGATGATGACCGCGTCGCAGGCTACTTCAGCCTAACCGTTGGACAGGTCGATACACTGCAAGCTCCGGAGCGCATTCGCAAGGGAATGGGGCAGTACCCGTTACCGGTGGTGATTCTGGCGAGGCTGGCTGTTTCGGTGGCGGATCAGAGGCGAGGCATAGGCTTTGGCCTGCTGCAGGACGCGATTCGTCGCACGATGCTGATTGCCGAACAAGCCGGCATCAGGGCCATGTTGACCCATCCCATCGATCAAGAAGCGGCACAGTTCTACACCCGGTTCGGGTTCATCGCCTCGCCGTTGCGAGAGCAGCAATTGCTGCTGCTCTTGAAGGACGCCCGTCGCTGGGTACGCTGA
- a CDS encoding type II toxin-antitoxin system TacA family antitoxin, which produces MLRRAAEVAHKSLTDFILDSACLAAEQTLLDQRLFMVSGSQYQALMDLLDQPEQANEGLRNLFAHKAPWDTR; this is translated from the coding sequence GTGCTGCGCCGTGCCGCCGAGGTGGCCCACAAGTCGCTGACCGACTTCATTCTCGACAGCGCTTGCCTGGCTGCCGAGCAGACCCTGCTCGATCAGCGATTGTTCATGGTTTCCGGGAGCCAATACCAAGCCCTGATGGATCTGCTGGATCAGCCCGAACAGGCCAATGAAGGTTTGCGTAACCTGTTTGCCCACAAGGCGCCCTGGGACACGAGGTGA
- a CDS encoding type IV secretion system protein — protein sequence MDNKHKQQLDPFGWQAFYERYAAPLLARDRFFLGMFVALAVALAEAAALVALVPLHKIEPYVVRVNDLGQVLSSGPVASTGKPPKAAVVYWLGRFVTDLYEVMPGISRANIEQAFFMTHGAAVSQIEAFLNQHNPVKTLAENPSARVSVSVKKVIPLPHDTAYVSAVVTDELTGRSRGISLTLSYTFNPPKTVADALHNPLGILITNFAEGN from the coding sequence ATGGACAACAAGCACAAGCAACAACTCGACCCATTCGGCTGGCAGGCCTTCTACGAGCGTTACGCGGCGCCGCTGCTGGCTCGCGATCGGTTTTTTCTCGGCATGTTCGTCGCTCTCGCGGTCGCCCTAGCGGAAGCTGCCGCGCTCGTGGCATTGGTGCCGCTGCACAAAATCGAGCCGTATGTGGTCCGCGTCAACGATCTCGGGCAGGTGCTTTCTTCCGGTCCGGTCGCCTCGACGGGCAAGCCGCCGAAAGCAGCGGTCGTCTACTGGCTCGGAAGATTCGTCACCGATCTCTATGAGGTCATGCCCGGCATCAGCCGGGCGAACATCGAGCAGGCCTTCTTCATGACGCACGGCGCCGCCGTGTCGCAGATAGAAGCCTTCCTGAATCAGCACAACCCGGTCAAGACGCTGGCGGAAAATCCGTCGGCGCGCGTCTCCGTATCGGTCAAGAAAGTCATCCCGCTGCCTCACGACACCGCCTACGTCTCGGCCGTGGTGACCGACGAGCTGACCGGACGTTCGCGTGGGATCTCGCTCACGCTCAGCTACACCTTCAATCCGCCCAAGACGGTGGCCGACGCGCTGCATAACCCGCTGGGCATCTTGATCACCAATTTCGCAGAGGGCAACTGA